Part of the Pseudomonas lijiangensis genome is shown below.
GCTGGCCGGTACTCTGGGCGAAGGCTATGAGCGCCTGTACGAACATGGCATCAGCGCCGCATTCGCCCTGGCCAGCGGGCCGATGACTCTGGACGAAGCCTGCCGCAATGCAGCGAGCCTGCTGCATGACCGGGCGCGGGATCTGGCGCGGGTCTGGCGTGTGGCAAAGCTGTAAATGCTGTTGTTGACGCCTGTCATCGAACTTCCCTAAGGTGACGGCGTTTGCAATTTGCGGAGGCCATTCTCATGCCTTCGTGTCACTGAGTATGTAAAGGCTGCGTAATGAGGAAGTACCAACCCCCTCTGACCTTGACCCCGCGTATGTTGAATCTGGTCGCGAATATCAGCGAGCGGGTCGGACGCTTGTCCGCCCTGGATGAAACCAGCCAGACTCCCATGCTCAGGCGCGGAAACCGTATTCGTACCATTCAGGCGTCGTTGGCCATTGAAAACAACACCCTGAGTCTGGAGCAGGTTACGGCTGTGCTTGAGGGGCGGCGAGTGCTGGGATTGCCTCGCGAAATTCAGGAAGTGCGCAATGCTTTTGCTGCTTATGAAGGCATGCCAGGCTGGAGTCCCGGCTCGCTTGAGAATCTGTTGCTGGCGCACCGCACACTGATGTATGGCTTGATCGATGACGCAGGTCATTTCAGGTCGGGCGGTGTCGGTATCTACCGTGGCGATCAATTGATGCATATGGCGCCACCCGCCAGCCGGGTTTTGTCCTTGATGAATGACTTGCTGGAGTGGGCAAGAACATCCGACCTGCATCCGTTGATTGCCAGTTGCGTTTTTCATTACGAGTTTGAGTTCATTCATCCGTTTGCTGACGGTAACGGTCGAATGGGGCGTCTCTGGCAAACACTGATGCTGAGTCAGTGGAGACCGGTGTTGGCATTTCTGCCCGTTGAGACCGTTATTCGTGATCAGCAGGAAGCCTACTACAGCGCGTTGTCTGCTGCTGACAGAGCGTCAGAAGCAACACCCTTTGTCGAGTTCATGCTGGTTGCGTTGCAACAGGCACTGGATGAAGCCGCTCAAACCGACTCAACCCCTGTGCTAGCTACCGCACAAGTAACCGCACAAGTAACCGCACAAGTAAAACGACTGCTTGAAGTCTTTTTGATGAGTGAGTCCGAGTTGAGCGCTGCAGGTTTGATGGAGCTTTTAGGGCTCAATCATCGGCAGTCGTTTCGTACCCGTTATCTGGCTCCCGCTCTGGCGGCCGGGCTGGTGGAGATGACGAATCTGAGTGCACCGCGCAGCCCCAGGCAAATGTACCGTCTGACCGAGCAAGGGCGATCCCTTGTCACTGCTCCTTGAAACCAGGCGCAGCTGTGCTGTTGCGTAACGTCAATTCAAACGGCAGCACGATATGGCGTTGTTCGATGGGTTTCTTTTCGATCAGGGCGATCAGCATCTGGACGGCGGTCTGGCCAAAGGCTTCGGCAGGCTGTGAGATGGTGGTCAGGGGCGGGTCGCAGTAGGCCGCCAGGGGAATGTCGTCGAAGCCCACCAGGGAAAGGTCTTCGGGCACGCGCAGGCCTTGTTCCTTGATGCGTTTCAGTGCGCCGATGGCCATTTCATCGTTTTCGCAGAACAGCGCGGTGGGACGTTCGGGTAGTTCCAGGATGGCGCCTGCGCCGTCATAACCGGCCTGCAGGCTGAAGTTGCCGTGGCACACAAGCGCAGGATCGAATTCGATACCGGCCTGTTCCAGAGCATCAAGGTATCCGGCCACGCGGTCGCGGGTCAGGGGGCTGCTTCTGGGGCCTTTGATCAGGCCGATTCGGCGATGCCCCAGTTCGATCAGGTGCTGGGTCATGGCTTTGGCGGCGGCATGGTTATCCAGGCTGATGGTCGGATGGCGGCCATTGCTGATCACTTCGCAGGCATTGACTATGGGGGGCAAGTCGGCGCTGGAGCAGGTTGTGTCGTAAGGGTCGTAGGCGCGCAGTTGAATCACGCCATCTGCCTGATGGGCATACACCAGCTCGGCAAATGTCCGTTCGATTTCTTCGCGTCCCTGGGTGTCGCACAGCAGCAGTCGATAACCGGCGGCCTGGGCGGCCTGCTGAGCGCCGCTGATCACCCGGGCAAAGAAGGTGTTGGCGATGGTCGGCACCAGGATGACCAGATTGGCGGTCTTGCGGGAGCGAAACTGCACCGCCATGAGGTTGGGGCGATAACCGGCCTGTTCCACGGCGGCATTGACCTTGTCACGGGTCTCGGGCAGCACGCGCTCGGGGGATTTGAGCGTTCGCGACACGGTGGCTACCGAAACCCCTGCCAGTCGGGCTACTTCACGGATATTGGACAAAACCACCTCGTTTCAAGCTGTGCGGTCTGCGAGCTTACCGCAGGTTGAGCGTGTGCAGAAATCTTCGCAAACCCGGCTCCGGAGTTTGACACCCGAGATGGGAGGGGATAAGTTCTCGCCACGATGTAACCGGTTACATATCAGTAAAACCTGAGCCTGACCTTGCTTCGAACAGAGAAGATTTCGTGATGAATGCAGCAATTCCAAAAATAAGAATGGGCTTTGTCGGTGGAGGTGAGGGCGCGTTCATTGCCAAGGCTCACCGCCAGGCCGCCGGGCTTGATGGACGCTATGAGCTGGTGTGCGGCGCGTTTAGCCGGGATATTCAGAATAGCCGCAACACAGGCGTGGCGCTGGGGCTGCCAGAGTCCGGCTGCTACAACTGCTGGCAGCAGATGCTTGAAGACGAGCGTGCGCTACCGGCTGACCAGCGCATGGAGTTGCTGGTGATCGTCACCCCCAATCATCTGCATGCTCCCATTGCCAGCAAGGCGCTGGCTGCGGGTTTTCATGTGTTCAGCGAAAAGCCTGCTGCATTGAACCTGGCCGAGTTGCTGGACTTGAAGGAAGTCGTCGGTCGCAGCAACCGCCTTTATGGCCTGGCCCACACGTACCTGGGTTATCCGATGGTCTGGCAGGCCCGGGAGATGGTGCGCAGTGGTGTGATCGGCGAGCTGCGCAAGGTGATTGTCGAGTATCCCCAGGGCTGGCTCAGCCAGGATGTCGCAGGGCAGGGCAACAAGCAGGCCGACTGGCGGGGGCGACCCGAGCTGTCCGGAGTGGGCGGCTGCATTGGCGATATAGGCACCCATGCGTTTTCCCTGGCAGAGTTCGTGGCCGGTCAGCCGATTGTTCAACTGTGCGCGATGCTGGGCGTACATGTCGAAGGCCGACAGCTGGACGATGACGCTTCGATGCTGTTCAAAATGGCTGAAGGTGCCAGCGGCGTATTGATTGCCAGCCAGGTATGCGCCGGTGAAGAAAACCCTCTCAAGATTCGCCTTTACGGCAGCAAAGGTGGTCTGGAATGGCGTCAGGAAGAACCCTCCAGCCTTATCCATCGTTCTCTCGACCAACCTTTGCGCATCTTGCGTTCCGGTGTCGGCCAGCCCTGGCTGTGTGACGCCGCCAGCCAGCGCATGCGTTTGCCTGCCGGTCATCCCGAAGGCTATCTCGAAGCGATGGCCAACCTCTATGGCGATTTCGCCAGCGCCATTCGTTCCGACATCACTGGCAACAATGCCGCAGGTGTGCCGGGTATCGATGTCGGATTGCGCGGCATGGCCTTTATCGAAACCGCGATCGCCAGCCATCGCAGCGACGCCAAGTGGACCGATCTGGTCTGCACTCAGGGAGCACTGTCATGAGCCAGGCATCCACAGGTTTGCGCGGGCCGGGCATTTTTCTCGCCCAGTTCATGTCGGCCGAAGCACCGTTCGACACACTCGCCAACATTGCCCGCTGGGCCGCGTCACAGGGTTACAAGGCCATTCAGTTGCCGACGCTGGGCACGCAGTTCATCGATCTGGCACGGGCTGCCGAAAGTCAGAGCTATTGCGATGAACTCAACGCCGTCTGCGCCGAGGCCGGTGTCCAGATCAGTGAACTGTCCACGCACCTGCAAGGCCAGTTGGTGGCAGTGCATCCGGCGTTCGACACGCTGTTCGACGACTTCGCGCCGGCTCATCTGCGCGGCCAGCCGCAGGCGCGTACCGAATGGGCAATCGATCAGTTGAAGCTGGCCGCACGGGCCAGTCAGCGCCTGGGCCTGACGGCGCATGCGACCTTTTCCGGTGCGTTGCTGTGGCCTTATGTCTATCCATGGCCGCAAAGGCCTGCCGGACTGGTGGAGCAGGGCTTTGCCGAACTGGCGAAACGCTGGTTGCCGATCCTCGATTGCTTCGATGAGGCTGGCGTCGACCTGTGCTACGAGATTCACCCCGGCGAAGACCTGCACGATGGCGCCAGCTTCGAGCGTTTTCTTCAGGCCGTCGATCATCATCCACGGGCTGCGATTCTGTATGACCCGAGCCATCTGCTGCTGCAGCAAATGGATTACCTGGGTTTTATCGACCGTTATCACGAGCGCATTCGCATGTTTCACGTCAAGGACGCGGAATTCCGTCCTGATGCCCGATCCGGTGTCTACGGCGGTTATCAGGGCTGGGTCGAGCGCCCCGGTCGCTTTCGTTCTCTGGGCGATGGCCAGATCGATTTCAAATCCATCTTCAGCAAGCTGGCGCAATACGACTTTGCCGGCTGGGCGGTGCTGGAATGGGAATGCTGCCTGAAGGATGCCGGGCAGGGCGCGGCGGAAGGCGCGGCATTCATCCGGCAACACATGATTACCAAGACCCGAAAGGCATTCGACGACTTCGCCAGTGTGGCGGCCGATGAACGATCCAACCGCCGGCTGCTGGGGCTGCCCGACGCCTGATTCCAGCACCTGAACCCGATGCTGTTTACCGCTATAAAAATAAAACGGTGACTGTTATGACCCCTATGACTGCGCGTCTGAGCGCCATGATGTTCCTGCAATTCTTTATCTGGGGGGGCTGGTTCGTCACCCTGGGGACTTTTCTCTCCACCAGCCTGGGTGCCAGTGGCGGTCAGGTCGGGATGGCATTTTCCACACAATCCTGGGGCGCGATCATTGCGCCTTTTGTCATCGGCCTGATCGCCGACCGCTATTTCAACGCCGAACGTATTCTCGCCGTGCTGCACCTGTTGGGCGCGGTGCTTTTGTATCAGTTGTATCGTGCGCCTGACTTCAGCCAGTTCTATCCCTATCTGCTGGCCTACATGATCATCTATATGCCGACCCTGGCACTGGTGAATTCGGTGGCCTTCCGGCAGATGAAAGACCCGGCCCTGGAGTTCGCCCGTATCCGTGTCTGGGGCACCATCGGCTGGATTGTGGCCGGGGTGGTGATCAGCTTTGTCTTCACCTGGGACTCCCAGGATGCAATCTCGTCCGGCGCTCTGCGCAGCACTTTCCTGATGTCATCCCTGGCGTCACTGGCGCTGGGGCTGTACAGCTTTACCCTGCCCAGTACGCCATCGCAGAAATCCACATCGGGTCGTGACGGTTTCAGGCAGTTGCTCGGGCTGGACGCCCTGGGTCTGTTGAAGGACCGCAGCTATCTGGTGTTCTTTGTCGCCTCGATCCTGATCTGCATTCCGCTGGCTTTCTATTACCAGAACGCCAACTCGTTTCTGGCAGAAATCGGTGTCGCCAACCCCACGGCGAAAATGGCGGTGGGCCAGGTTTCCGAAGTGGTGTTCATGCTGCTGTTGCCGCTTTTCATTCATCGCTTCGGTATCAAGGTTGCCTTGTTGGTCGGGATGCTGGCCTGGGCCTTGCGCTATCTCCTGTTCGCTTACGGCAATAATGGTGACCTGGCTTTCATGCTGTTCGCGGGCATTGCCTTGCATGGCATCTGTTATGACTTCTTCTTTGTATCGGGCCAGATCTATACCGACGCCAAGGCATCGGAGCGCTTCAGAAGTTCGGCTCAAGGGCTTATTACTCTGGCCACTTATGGGGTAGGCATGCTGATCGGTTTCTGGGTCGCGGGGCATGTCTCCGATTATTACGCAGGCCCCGAAGGCCATCTCTGGCGCAGCATCTGGTTATTCCCGGCGACTTTTTCACTGGGTGTCGTGCTGGTCTTTCTTCTGGCTTTTCGCGATGCGCGGCCGGCCGGTATCACGTTTTCCAAGTCCTGAATAAATCAATAGCCAAAGGAAGTTGCCATGGGTTTCATGAAGTCTGCCGTACTGTCCGCACTCTTTGTCGGGGTTGTAACGGGAGGAGGTGCCGCAATGGCTGCGCCGCCTTCAAGTGCAACCAGTCCGATTGCCTTGCAAATGTATACGTTGCGCAATGCCGGCACGCTTGAGCAACAACTGGCCATGGCAAAAAGTGCAGGTTTCCGCTCCCTTGAAGTCGTCGGCAATCAGGGCGTTACTGCCAATGAACTCAAGTTCCTGCTGGACAAGTATCAGTTGAACGTCGTCTCTTCCCATGAACAACTGGCAACCCTGCGCAACAATCTTCCGGCCACCATTGTCTTTAACCAGACCATCGGCAACAAGGTGCTGGTACTGCCCTGGCTCGATCCGGCCGATCGTCCGACCGATGCCGCAGGCTGGCGCAAACTGGGTGGGGAACTGGATCGTCTGGGCGCCAGGCTGCGGGAGTACGGCATGAAGCTGGCTTACCATAACCATGACTTCGAAATGAAAAAGTATCAGGGCAAGACCGCTTTCGAGTGGCTGGTCAGTTCTACAAAACCCGAGAACCTGCTGCTTGAAGTCGATGTGGCCTGGATTTACCGCGGCGGACATGACCCGGCCCGTTTCATCAGACAGTATGCCGGTCGACTGTTTGCCATTCATGCCAAGGACAACTCCGGCATCGGAGTGCGTGACGATGAAATGAACTTCGCGCCTTTGGGAGAAGGCCTGTTGAGCTGGAAGGAAATCATTCCGGCTTATGAGCGGACCGACAGGCCTCTCTATATCGTCGAACATGACCTGCCCAAGGATCCGGCCGCCATCATCACGACTGCAAGACGCAATCTTCTGGCCGAACTAGCGGCCGAGCGTGTTGCGGGCAAGTGAATGCATAAAGTTTGAAACAGTTGTTTGAGCGGGGCCTGTTGATGACAGGCCCTGTCGCAAAAGAGCGTTGCTCTTCTCGAAAAATGATTTAACTCCGCTCTCAAGAAGTGTTGCACACCGTCGATATGATAGGAGGTTGTCTGACAACATAGCTATAAAACTGCCTTCCAAATATAAGAGCCTCTCGCCATGAACTTACGCACATTAACTATCGCTCGCCGTGCGGGCCTGGGTTTTACCCTGATTTCCCTGTTGGTTGCGTTGTTGGGTTGGTTCTCGCTTGTGCAGATGTCTGCGATTCGCCAGAGCGAAATCGCCGTTGAAACCAACTGGTTGCCGAGCATGCGAGTGGTCAATGACATTCGCGAAATCATGCTGCGCATTCGCACGATTTCCCTGCGTATGGCTCTGGACACGGACCCCAAGAATATTCCTACCTATCGCAGCCAGATGGACGTACGTAATCAGGATCTGGCCAAGAAGCTCGACATTCTCGACAAGTTTGTCGATACCCCGGAAGAGAAGACTCTCGCCGATCAATTCCGTGTCAGCCTGGGTGAATATCAGAAAGCCCTGGAGCGTTCATTCGTGCTGGCAGGCCAGGGCGACAGTGCCGGCTTGAACAAGTTGTTGCTGGTGGACATGAAAACCATCGTCGATGGTTCGGGCAAGCAACTGAGTGACATGGCCGAGTTCTACAATCAGAAGGTCGATGCCGAAGGCAAGGCCGCTGAAATCCAGTATGACCAATCACGCAATATCGTGATTGCGTTTGTGATCCTTGCTGCACTGGGCACTATCGGTCTGGCCCTGTTGCTGACTCGCAGTATCGTCAAGCCTCTGGAAAGCGCTGTGTCTGCCGCCGAGCATGTGGCCAGGGGTGATCTGACCCATGAGGTCGTAGTGGATGGCAGTGACGAAGTCACTCGTCTGTTGCGTGCCCTTGAGCAGATGAAAGACAACCTGCGCACCGCCATGCGCAATATCAGCAGTTCCGCCACCCAACTGGCTTCTGCTGCGACTGAACTCAACTCGGTCACTGAAGACAGTTATCGCGGCCTGAACCAACAGAACGCCGAGATCGATCAGGCAGCCACGGCTGTCAATGAAATGACCTCGGCCGTTGAAGAAGTGGCGCGCAACGCAGTGTCCACCTCCGATGCTTCCAACCATTCCAGCGCCTCGGCCAAGGCCGGTCAGGCGCGTGTGAACGAGACCGTGCAGTCGATCCAGACCCTGACCACCAACGTACAGTCTACTTCGTCGCTGGTTCAGAACCTGGCCGATCAGTCTCAGGACATCGGCAAGGTGCTGGATGTCATTCGCTCCATTGCCGAGCAGACCAACCTGCTGGCGCTCAACGCCGCCATCGAGGCTGCGCGTGCCGGTGAGTCGGGCCGTGGTTTTGCGGTGGTGGCCGACGAGGTGCGGGCACTGGCCCATCGTACCCAGCAGTCGACTCTGGAAATCGACACCATGGTCAGCGCCATGCGCAATGGCTCCGCTCAGGCGCTTGAGTCGATGATGACCAGTCGTGACCGTGCCCATTCAACCTTGTCGCTTGCCCAGGGGGCGGGTGAGTCCCTGAGCGAAATCACTTCGTCCATCAACCAGATTTCCGAGCGTAACCTGGTCATCGCCAGCGCCGCCGAGGAACAGGCACAAGTGGCCCGTGAAGTGGACCGCAATATCGTCAATATCCGCGACCTGTCCATGCAGTCCACCCAGGGTGCAAACCAGATCAGCGCCTCCAGCCATGAGCTATCGCGCCTGGCTGCCGACCTGAATCAGGTCGTGTCCAACTT
Proteins encoded:
- a CDS encoding Fic family protein, yielding MRKYQPPLTLTPRMLNLVANISERVGRLSALDETSQTPMLRRGNRIRTIQASLAIENNTLSLEQVTAVLEGRRVLGLPREIQEVRNAFAAYEGMPGWSPGSLENLLLAHRTLMYGLIDDAGHFRSGGVGIYRGDQLMHMAPPASRVLSLMNDLLEWARTSDLHPLIASCVFHYEFEFIHPFADGNGRMGRLWQTLMLSQWRPVLAFLPVETVIRDQQEAYYSALSAADRASEATPFVEFMLVALQQALDEAAQTDSTPVLATAQVTAQVTAQVKRLLEVFLMSESELSAAGLMELLGLNHRQSFRTRYLAPALAAGLVEMTNLSAPRSPRQMYRLTEQGRSLVTAP
- a CDS encoding LacI family DNA-binding transcriptional regulator, giving the protein MSNIREVARLAGVSVATVSRTLKSPERVLPETRDKVNAAVEQAGYRPNLMAVQFRSRKTANLVILVPTIANTFFARVISGAQQAAQAAGYRLLLCDTQGREEIERTFAELVYAHQADGVIQLRAYDPYDTTCSSADLPPIVNACEVISNGRHPTISLDNHAAAKAMTQHLIELGHRRIGLIKGPRSSPLTRDRVAGYLDALEQAGIEFDPALVCHGNFSLQAGYDGAGAILELPERPTALFCENDEMAIGALKRIKEQGLRVPEDLSLVGFDDIPLAAYCDPPLTTISQPAEAFGQTAVQMLIALIEKKPIEQRHIVLPFELTLRNSTAAPGFKEQ
- a CDS encoding Gfo/Idh/MocA family protein, with protein sequence MNAAIPKIRMGFVGGGEGAFIAKAHRQAAGLDGRYELVCGAFSRDIQNSRNTGVALGLPESGCYNCWQQMLEDERALPADQRMELLVIVTPNHLHAPIASKALAAGFHVFSEKPAALNLAELLDLKEVVGRSNRLYGLAHTYLGYPMVWQAREMVRSGVIGELRKVIVEYPQGWLSQDVAGQGNKQADWRGRPELSGVGGCIGDIGTHAFSLAEFVAGQPIVQLCAMLGVHVEGRQLDDDASMLFKMAEGASGVLIASQVCAGEENPLKIRLYGSKGGLEWRQEEPSSLIHRSLDQPLRILRSGVGQPWLCDAASQRMRLPAGHPEGYLEAMANLYGDFASAIRSDITGNNAAGVPGIDVGLRGMAFIETAIASHRSDAKWTDLVCTQGALS
- a CDS encoding sugar phosphate isomerase/epimerase family protein, whose translation is MSQASTGLRGPGIFLAQFMSAEAPFDTLANIARWAASQGYKAIQLPTLGTQFIDLARAAESQSYCDELNAVCAEAGVQISELSTHLQGQLVAVHPAFDTLFDDFAPAHLRGQPQARTEWAIDQLKLAARASQRLGLTAHATFSGALLWPYVYPWPQRPAGLVEQGFAELAKRWLPILDCFDEAGVDLCYEIHPGEDLHDGASFERFLQAVDHHPRAAILYDPSHLLLQQMDYLGFIDRYHERIRMFHVKDAEFRPDARSGVYGGYQGWVERPGRFRSLGDGQIDFKSIFSKLAQYDFAGWAVLEWECCLKDAGQGAAEGAAFIRQHMITKTRKAFDDFASVAADERSNRRLLGLPDA
- a CDS encoding MFS transporter; amino-acid sequence: MTPMTARLSAMMFLQFFIWGGWFVTLGTFLSTSLGASGGQVGMAFSTQSWGAIIAPFVIGLIADRYFNAERILAVLHLLGAVLLYQLYRAPDFSQFYPYLLAYMIIYMPTLALVNSVAFRQMKDPALEFARIRVWGTIGWIVAGVVISFVFTWDSQDAISSGALRSTFLMSSLASLALGLYSFTLPSTPSQKSTSGRDGFRQLLGLDALGLLKDRSYLVFFVASILICIPLAFYYQNANSFLAEIGVANPTAKMAVGQVSEVVFMLLLPLFIHRFGIKVALLVGMLAWALRYLLFAYGNNGDLAFMLFAGIALHGICYDFFFVSGQIYTDAKASERFRSSAQGLITLATYGVGMLIGFWVAGHVSDYYAGPEGHLWRSIWLFPATFSLGVVLVFLLAFRDARPAGITFSKS
- a CDS encoding sugar phosphate isomerase/epimerase family protein, which produces MGFMKSAVLSALFVGVVTGGGAAMAAPPSSATSPIALQMYTLRNAGTLEQQLAMAKSAGFRSLEVVGNQGVTANELKFLLDKYQLNVVSSHEQLATLRNNLPATIVFNQTIGNKVLVLPWLDPADRPTDAAGWRKLGGELDRLGARLREYGMKLAYHNHDFEMKKYQGKTAFEWLVSSTKPENLLLEVDVAWIYRGGHDPARFIRQYAGRLFAIHAKDNSGIGVRDDEMNFAPLGEGLLSWKEIIPAYERTDRPLYIVEHDLPKDPAAIITTARRNLLAELAAERVAGK
- a CDS encoding methyl-accepting chemotaxis protein codes for the protein MRNISSSATQLASAATELNSVTEDSYRGLNQQNAEIDQAATAVNEMTSAVEEVARNAVSTSDASNHSSASAKAGQARVNETVQSIQTLTTNVQSTSSLVQNLADQSQDIGKVLDVIRSIAEQTNLLALNAAIEAARAGESGRGFAVVADEVRALAHRTQQSTLEIDTMVSAMRNGSAQALESMMTSRDRAHSTLSLAQGAGESLSEITSSINQISERNLVIASAAEEQAQVAREVDRNIVNIRDLSMQSTQGANQISASSHELSRLAADLNQVVSNFKV